Genomic DNA from Candidatus Woesearchaeota archaeon:
AGCGCTTCTTTTGCAGCGTCAGTTATGGTGATGTTTTCTTGTTGAACGATGTGATCAATAAGTTGGAGGATATCCTCTTTTGAGAGCGGTTTAAACCTAAAAATTGCGCACCGTGATTGAATAGGGTCAATGATCTTAGATGAATAATTGCATGATAAGATGAACCGTGTGGTTTTCGTATAGTTCTCCATGGTTCGTCTAAGTGCTTGCTGTGCTTCACGTGTAAGCGCATCGCACTCATCAAGATAGATGATCTTAAACGGAACATCACCAAGTGCGCGAGTTCTTGCAAAATCCTTCACCTTGTTTCTGATGATGTCAATTCCTCGCTCATCTGATGCGTTAAGCTCTAAGAAGTTATGATGCCAATCATCGCCAAAAAGTTCTCTTGCAATGACCAGGGAAAGTGTTGTTTTTCCTACGCCTGCAGGACCTGAAAAAAGTAGGTGGGGCATGTTTTGTTGTTCAACAAATGCCCGCACACGTTTTACAATCTCTTCTTGTCCACGAACTTCGTCAAATGTTTTCGGACGATACTTCTCAGTCCAGATAGATGAATCGCTCATTGAATCTAAAAACAAAGAAGGGTATAAAAAAGTACCTATAGAATGTCTTCTTCAGCAATGACAAGAAAGTCTCCAACTGCGATAACGCTTGAATAAGGAATAAGGATGTTTCCCGATTTGTCTTTTTCTAATTCAAGGTGTGCTGAATAGGATGTAGGGTTAGTAAGGATGATGTGGATAAGTTCTCCTGATTTTGTTTCAAAAACAATGTCCCCCACTTCACCAAAACGCTTACCTGTTTTAGAAACAACTGTTTTCCCGATGAGTGATCGTGCAAATATCCTATCGTCGTCCATTGTGAAACCAACACAAATGAGGTATTTAAATGTTTCGTAGTCTCTTGCGATGACAACGCAATTAACACGCCGTATGAAGTTTTATATAGGTGGTGCAGAGTTGGAGGTATTATGAGTTTTACGATTGAGAAAACGCTGGCAACACCTCAAGAAGTCATAAGAGCACATCCGCTCTCAGCAGAGAGAGCTCAGCGCATCAAAGAACACCGTCAAGAAATAAAGAACATTATTGCAGGAAAGGATAAGAGAGTTCTTCTCATCATAGGTCCTTGTTCTGCATGGCCTGATGGGGCGGTGATGTCCTACGCAAGAAGACTTAGTAGCATTTCGCAAGAAGTAGGGGATAAGATAAAGATTGTACTTCGCACCTACACTCAAAAACCAAGAACAACCATCGGGTGGAAAGGACCAGTATTTCAAAAAAACCCTCAAGGAGAGGAGGATCTTGACGAGGGAATTGCTCACGTGAGAAAACTCTTTTTAGACCTTTTAGAATTTGACTTGCCACTTGCTGATGAAGCGGTGTTCCCAGAACTCACAGATTACACGCTGGATCTTCTCTCCTATGTTGCAATTGGCGCAAGATCCGCAGAGAGCATGCAACACCGATGCTATGCAAGCATGATCTCACTTCCTGTCGGATTGAAAAACCCTACCAGCGGTTCCATAGAAATAGGGGTGAACAACGTTATTGCAGCACAACATCCTCACGTTTTCTTCTATCGAGATAAGCAAATCTCATCCAAAGGAAACCCCTACGCACACCTTGTTCTTAGGGGGGGTTCGGGAAAGAGTAACACATCAAAAGAAGAACTTGAACTTGCACTAAAACTACTTCGTGAAAAAACAAAAAATCCTGCGATCATTGTAGATGTTTCTCATGACAATTCATTAAGAGATGGCAAAAAAGATCCCAGAACACAACCAGGAAGCATCATGCGCATAAGAGAATACGGAATAAAAGAAATAAAAGGCTTTATGGTGGAGAGTTTTCTCAAAGAGGGAAAACAAGATATTACAACAACAAAAGATCTCGATCTGGGAGGTATTTCCATTACTGATGCCTGTCTTGGCTGGGAGGAAACACAACAACTCATTCTTGACCTGTACAAACAGTTATAAACAACACATCACTAAGAAACACCATGAAATCTTACAACCTCACCCCCGAAGAACGCATCAAACTCATAACACGAGAAACAGAAGAAGTGCTCGGCGTTGAAGAACTCAAAGAGCTCATCAAGCAAGGAGTTCCTCTAAAACACTACATAGGATTTGAAGTTTCCGGAAAAGTACACTTGGGAACGGGCTTGATGTCTGGTGCTAAGATTGCAGACTTACAAAAAGCGGGGGTTTCTTGTACGGTGTACCTTGCAACATGGCATGCATGGATTAACAATAAACTCGGAGGAGATCTTAACACCATTCGCAACGCTGCAGAGTATTTCAAAGAAGGAATTAAAGCAGGCATCGAAGTAATGGGTGGTGATCCTGAAAACGTTACCTTTGTGGAAGGTGATGAACTCTATCACAACAATGATGAGTACTGGTTGCAAACAATTGAAATTGCAAAGAACATGACTCTTAACAGAGCTCTTCGCGCAATCACCATCATGGGAAGAAAAGAAGGAGAAAACGTACCTCTTGCGGGGCTACTATATGCACCTATGCAAGTAGCAGATGTTTTTGAGCTTCAAGCAAACATTGCTCATGCAGGGCTTGACCAGAGAAAAGCACAAGTTGTTGCAAGAGAAGTTGCACAAAAAATAACCATCAAACCACTCAAAGATAAAAACGACAAGAAATACAAACCCATAGCACTCCACCACCACCTCATTCTTGGTTTGAACAAACCTCCCAAATGGCCGATTAAAAATGAGGATGAACTCAAAGAATTACGATCGGAGATGAAAATGAGCAAATCAGTAGAAGGATCTGCGGTATACATTCATGATACTCCTGAAGAAATAATGAAAAAAATCAAAAACGCATTTTGCCCTGCGGATTCTGTGAAGTTTAATCCCGTTCTTGACTGGGCAAAACATTTGCTCTTCAGAAACCCTGAGTTTGAACTTACTATTGATCGCCCTGAGAAATTCGGAGGACCTGTTACGTTCAAAACCTACGATGAGATTGAGAAATCCTTTGAGCGTGGAGATCTACATCCTCTTGATCTTAAAACAGGTGTTGCTCAAGCACTCATAACCTTGCTTGAACCCGCGAGAAGAAGATTCTCTTCGCAAAAGAATAAGGCGCTCAAAGAAGCAATGGATCAACTCACGATTACACGTTGATACTTCTTAGAGTGCTTATCCGTTGATACTCACTTCTGTAGCGCCTTGCATCAGGTATTTTTTACGCACGCGTTCAAGATCTGCTAAGCTCACCTTGTTTATCTTCTTTGCATAGTGTGCATCAAGTGCGGGTGCTTTCATGAAGTAACTCTCCGCAAGAGAATCGCAACGCTCAAGAGGGTCTTCCATTTCAAGTTCGTTCTTACCGATAAGATAGCTCTTTGCTTCTTCAAGCTCGCAAAGAGGAATGTTCTCAAGTTGTTCAATCTCTTTGCTCATAAGTTCTTTTACTTGTTTAAGGTTTTTCTTGGTACACGTGATGTAAAGCGCAAAGACCCCATAACAAGATTTTGGCTCGTACGTTGCTCCAACAGTATAGGCAAGACCGCGCTCATTTCTTAGGGTTTCAATGAGTCTTCCTGAAAGGCCTTTGTTAAGGACTGCACAGAGCACGTCAAGAGCGTAGCGATCTGGGTTATCAAAACCACACACTGGCCAGCCCCGAACATAATATGTTTGTTGTACGAGTCGTTTCTTATTTGCACAGCGCGCTTTGTTCACAGGAATTGGGGGTAAATGGTGTTTAATCTCTTCGCCTTTGAGTCTTTTGAATCCTGCAAAATCTCTTGCACTTACATCTCCCACAGCACTAATGACCATGTTTTTGGGAACATAGTACTTGCGGTAAAAGTTAATTAGCTGTCTTCGAGTAATTGATTTTACTGTTTTTTCATAGCCTATGATGGGGCGAGCAGCAGGATGATCTTTGAAGAGTTGTTCAAGAAAAAACCTCCACTGCTCTGTAGTTGGTTCATCACGCATAAGTTTAAGCTCCTCTAAAATGACTTTACGTTCCTTCTCAACACGTTTGCTTTCAAATACGCTGTTCTCGACGATGTCGAGAAGTATTTCTATTGCAAGTTTTTTATGTTGTGTTGGTACGCGGATATGAAACGCAGTGTATTCATTGGTGGTAAATGCATTAAATTCACCACCCGTATTCTCAATACTTGTAGCTATTTCTTTTGCGCTTCGCGTAGTGGTTCCTTCAAAGATAAGGTGTTCTACGAAGTGGGATATTCCTGCTTGATCCGAACGCTCAAAGTTCGATCCCATATGCACGCTTACTTGAATGGTCACACTGTTACTCTTTTTCTTTTCAAGAATGAGTGCAAGGCCGTTAGGAAGAGTGGTGATGCGAACCATACCACTCACTACTTTTATATACTATATATTGCTTGTGTTTATTCTATGAAAGAGGTGCTCAGAGCAAAAAAACTTGATGCGATTGTTCTACACAACACAAGGGAGAAACCAGATGCGAATTACCTCTATCATGCAGGAGTTGGCGTGGTTGGCGCGGTGGTCATAAAGAAATCATCTGCTGTGCTCTACACGTGGGAGTTAGAACTTGAAAAAGCAAAAAAGAATTCACCGCTTCGCGTGAAATTATTCAAAAATGAATTTGAGAAATTTAAGGGAAAACGCATTGGAATAGATTTTGCAAATACCACGCTCTTACAAAAGAAATTATTCGCAGGAGCAACGCTTGTTGATGTCTCAAAAGAGTTGGCGCAAAAAAGAAGATCCAAAACGCCTCAAGAGATTGCAAAAATTAAGAAAGCAATTGCAATAACAGAAGATATCTTCATAAAAACCTTCTTTCATTTCAAAAATTTCAAGACTGAGCAAGACGTCGCACGATTCATGCACGTAGAAGCAATTAAACGTGATTGCGCACTTGCCTATAACCCCATCGTTGCATCAGGAAAAAACGCATCCCAAGCACACTATGAGCCTAAAAAAACGAAGCTTGCAAAAGGGTTTTGTGTGATTGATTTTGGTGTAAAGTATCAAGGCTATTGCGCAGATATCACGCGAACAATTTACCTAGGAGAGCCATCAAAAAAAGAGGTGGAGCGCTACTTTAAAGTTCTTCAAGCTCATGAAGAGGCGGTAAAACAGCTACAATCTTCAAAAAACGCGGCAAAAGCAGATGCTCGGGCAAGAGAAGTTCTTGGAGAGCTCAAAAAATTATTTATTCACAGCCTTGGACATGGTTTAGGCCTTGATGTTCATGAAGGAGTTCATCTTCACGAATCTCGCAAAGATGAGGTTCTTGAAGGAGAGGTGTTTACCATAGAGCCAGGTATTTATGAGGAGGGAAAGTATGGCATCCGTATTGAAGATGATTATGTCATGCGTAAAGATGGTCCTCAACGCCTCTCATCTCTTGGAAGGCAATTGCTTATCATCAAGTAGTTCTTCAAGAGTCACACAACAATATTTATAAACAAACTTCTCTTTACTGCACCAATGCCTGCGGAAGATAAAGACATTCTCAACAACATCATCAACGGTTACGCATCGGACATCCAACAATTAGAGGATGAAAACCGCATCCTCAAAGAAACCGTTGCGCATCTAAAAAGAGAGATTTCAAAATTCCAACAACCTCCCTTACTCGTTGCAGAAGTAAAAGAGGTCATGGGAGAACACGCCTTGCTCAAACTTAACAATGGAAATGAGTTCTTTGTTATGGTGGGCCCTGAAGCAGACGATATCAGTGCAGGAGATACCGTTCTTGTTGAACAAAAAAACCTCACCATCATTAGAAAAATCCAACAGACAAAGACTTTTAGCGTTGATAAATTTGTTATTATTGAAAAACCCACTATTTCCTGGAAAGACATCGGAGGACTTGATGAGGAAATCAATGAAATCAGAGAGGTTGTTGAACTACCTCTTACGAAACCCGAACTCTTTGAAAAAGTAGGAATCCAACCACCCAAAGGAGTACTCCTTCATGGTCCTCCTGGAACGGGAAAAACAACTCTTGCAAAAGCAGTTGCGGCTGCAACAAACTCAACATTTATTGAAGTTGTGGGGTCAGAACTTGTTCAAAAATTCATTGGAGAAGGAGCAAAACTTATCAAGGACATCTTCCAACTTGCACGCGAAAACGCACCTGCAATCATTTTCATTGACGAGATTGATGCTCTTGCAGCAAAGCGAATTGAAATAGGAACATCTGGGGAACGAGAGGTACAAAGAACGTTTATGCAATTCTTAGCAGAAGTTGACGGTTTCAAAAACCTGGGGAATGTTAAAATTATTGGGTGTACGAATAGAAAAGATATTCTTGACCCTGCGGTAATGCGCCCAGGAAGACTTGACAGACTCATCTACGTAGGAGAGCCAGACATTGAAGGAATCAAACAAATTTTCAAAATCCACACGAAGAAAATGAAAATTGACAAGCGTTTTAACATCGACTCCTTTGCAAAACGTTTAGAAGGATTTTCAGGAGCAGAGATTAAAGCTGTTTGTACTGAGGCAGGTTATTTTGCAATTCGCGCTAACAGGACGCGAGTTACTAAAAAGGATTTTGAAAGTGCGGTTGAAAAGGTCAGGCGAGAAGAAGCGCGTGACTCAGACTATTTGAAAATGTTTGGATAACTCCAGAAGTAGTGTATTTCGCTTCTTTTCTTCGTAATTCGCAAAAGCTACGTTGTTTGCGTAGAAAAGTATTTAAACACGTTGAGAGGGTAGAAGTCCTATGAAACTAACACTTGCTGAAACAAAATACCTCACCGATTCTGTTTCTATCATTTCTGATTTGGTAAACGAAGCAAGTTTTAAGGTAACTCCAACAGCAGTTGAACTTGTTGCAATGGATCCTGCAAATGTTGCAATGGTCATCTTCAAACTCCTAGGATCTGCATTTACAGAGTACAAGGTTGAAGGAGAGCTTGATCTTTCCATCAATCTTCCCGCATTCAAGCAAGTCCTTAAACGAGCAAAAGCAACGGATGTGCTCACTATGGAGGTAGAGGATCAAAAGCTCAAACTTACACTCAAATCCAATACGAAAAGAACATTCTACTTACCTATCCTTGATAAAGAGGGATCAGCACAACGCATCCCAGATCTGAGTTTTCCCACTACCATTGTAACTGACTGCTCATTGCTCAATGACGCGATACAAGACGCAGATATCGTAGCAGAATCAGTATCCTTTATTGCAACTCCTCAAGCATTCATTCTCCAAGCAGAAGAAGATCTCAACAGAGCAGATGTTGAAATCCCCGCGGATGATCAGACTAAAATCACAACAGATAGTGAAGAAGTCCGTGCAAAGTACTCCATTGAATACCTCAAAAAGATGATCACCGCATCTAAACTCACAGACAAAGTACAAATTCAATTCAACAAGGATTATCCACTAA
This window encodes:
- a CDS encoding AAA family ATPase produces the protein MPAEDKDILNNIINGYASDIQQLEDENRILKETVAHLKREISKFQQPPLLVAEVKEVMGEHALLKLNNGNEFFVMVGPEADDISAGDTVLVEQKNLTIIRKIQQTKTFSVDKFVIIEKPTISWKDIGGLDEEINEIREVVELPLTKPELFEKVGIQPPKGVLLHGPPGTGKTTLAKAVAAATNSTFIEVVGSELVQKFIGEGAKLIKDIFQLARENAPAIIFIDEIDALAAKRIEIGTSGEREVQRTFMQFLAEVDGFKNLGNVKIIGCTNRKDILDPAVMRPGRLDRLIYVGEPDIEGIKQIFKIHTKKMKIDKRFNIDSFAKRLEGFSGAEIKAVCTEAGYFAIRANRTRVTKKDFESAVEKVRREEARDSDYLKMFG
- a CDS encoding tyrosine--tRNA ligase, coding for MKSYNLTPEERIKLITRETEEVLGVEELKELIKQGVPLKHYIGFEVSGKVHLGTGLMSGAKIADLQKAGVSCTVYLATWHAWINNKLGGDLNTIRNAAEYFKEGIKAGIEVMGGDPENVTFVEGDELYHNNDEYWLQTIEIAKNMTLNRALRAITIMGRKEGENVPLAGLLYAPMQVADVFELQANIAHAGLDQRKAQVVAREVAQKITIKPLKDKNDKKYKPIALHHHLILGLNKPPKWPIKNEDELKELRSEMKMSKSVEGSAVYIHDTPEEIMKKIKNAFCPADSVKFNPVLDWAKHLLFRNPEFELTIDRPEKFGGPVTFKTYDEIEKSFERGDLHPLDLKTGVAQALITLLEPARRRFSSQKNKALKEAMDQLTITR
- a CDS encoding replication factor C small subunit, whose product is MSDSSIWTEKYRPKTFDEVRGQEEIVKRVRAFVEQQNMPHLLFSGPAGVGKTTLSLVIARELFGDDWHHNFLELNASDERGIDIIRNKVKDFARTRALGDVPFKIIYLDECDALTREAQQALRRTMENYTKTTRFILSCNYSSKIIDPIQSRCAIFRFKPLSKEDILQLIDHIVQQENITITDAAKEALFEVSEGDCRRVENVLQSSAAITDNITDETIFALASVAKPKEVKEMLSSALEGDFLSARKQLLDTMLNYGLSGLDIIKQIQRAIYDLEIDGRSKMELIAACGEAEFRLSEGSDDYVQLEALLAQVALKGSQ
- a CDS encoding insulinase family protein, translated to MVRITTLPNGLALILEKKKSNSVTIQVSVHMGSNFERSDQAGISHFVEHLIFEGTTTRSAKEIATSIENTGGEFNAFTTNEYTAFHIRVPTQHKKLAIEILLDIVENSVFESKRVEKERKVILEELKLMRDEPTTEQWRFFLEQLFKDHPAARPIIGYEKTVKSITRRQLINFYRKYYVPKNMVISAVGDVSARDFAGFKRLKGEEIKHHLPPIPVNKARCANKKRLVQQTYYVRGWPVCGFDNPDRYALDVLCAVLNKGLSGRLIETLRNERGLAYTVGATYEPKSCYGVFALYITCTKKNLKQVKELMSKEIEQLENIPLCELEEAKSYLIGKNELEMEDPLERCDSLAESYFMKAPALDAHYAKKINKVSLADLERVRKKYLMQGATEVSING
- the pcn gene encoding proliferating cell nuclear antigen (pcna) → MKLTLAETKYLTDSVSIISDLVNEASFKVTPTAVELVAMDPANVAMVIFKLLGSAFTEYKVEGELDLSINLPAFKQVLKRAKATDVLTMEVEDQKLKLTLKSNTKRTFYLPILDKEGSAQRIPDLSFPTTIVTDCSLLNDAIQDADIVAESVSFIATPQAFILQAEEDLNRADVEIPADDQTKITTDSEEVRAKYSIEYLKKMITASKLTDKVQIQFNKDYPLRLDYSSLDKLSMSFILAPRVEND
- a CDS encoding 3-deoxy-7-phosphoheptulonate synthase → MSFTIEKTLATPQEVIRAHPLSAERAQRIKEHRQEIKNIIAGKDKRVLLIIGPCSAWPDGAVMSYARRLSSISQEVGDKIKIVLRTYTQKPRTTIGWKGPVFQKNPQGEEDLDEGIAHVRKLFLDLLEFDLPLADEAVFPELTDYTLDLLSYVAIGARSAESMQHRCYASMISLPVGLKNPTSGSIEIGVNNVIAAQHPHVFFYRDKQISSKGNPYAHLVLRGGSGKSNTSKEELELALKLLREKTKNPAIIVDVSHDNSLRDGKKDPRTQPGSIMRIREYGIKEIKGFMVESFLKEGKQDITTTKDLDLGGISITDACLGWEETQQLILDLYKQL
- a CDS encoding aminopeptidase P family protein, with product MHAYLNGHTVTLFLFKNECKAVRKSGDANHTTHYFYILYIACVYSMKEVLRAKKLDAIVLHNTREKPDANYLYHAGVGVVGAVVIKKSSAVLYTWELELEKAKKNSPLRVKLFKNEFEKFKGKRIGIDFANTTLLQKKLFAGATLVDVSKELAQKRRSKTPQEIAKIKKAIAITEDIFIKTFFHFKNFKTEQDVARFMHVEAIKRDCALAYNPIVASGKNASQAHYEPKKTKLAKGFCVIDFGVKYQGYCADITRTIYLGEPSKKEVERYFKVLQAHEEAVKQLQSSKNAAKADARAREVLGELKKLFIHSLGHGLGLDVHEGVHLHESRKDEVLEGEVFTIEPGIYEEGKYGIRIEDDYVMRKDGPQRLSSLGRQLLIIK